A single Curtobacterium sp. MCSS17_015 DNA region contains:
- the pheS gene encoding phenylalanine--tRNA ligase subunit alpha, translating into MSEPLEISESAVADAVDAALAAVHAATTVAELKQARAEHTGEQSTLARMNASMRSVPPEQKAAAGKLVGQARGRVNQAVAAQESVLAEAEERARLESERVDVTALPSRRTPGSRHPLSLLNETVADIFVGMGWEVAEGPELEHEWFNFDALNFDQDHPARAMADTVFVEPLDRHLLMRTHTSPVQVRSLLSRELPLYVIAPGRVYRADELDATHLPVFTQVEGIAIDKGLTMAHLRGTLEHFARQVFGAEAQIRLRPNYFPFTEPSAEMDVWQPNAKGGARWVEWGGCGMVNPNVLRAAGIDPDEYQGFAFGMGIERTLQFRNGLNDMRDFLEGDIRFSQQFGTVV; encoded by the coding sequence GTGTCAGAACCTCTCGAGATCAGCGAATCGGCGGTCGCCGACGCCGTGGACGCGGCCCTGGCCGCCGTCCACGCCGCGACCACCGTCGCGGAGCTGAAGCAGGCCCGTGCCGAGCACACCGGTGAGCAGTCGACGCTCGCCCGGATGAACGCGTCGATGCGCAGCGTCCCGCCGGAGCAGAAGGCCGCCGCGGGCAAGCTCGTCGGTCAGGCCCGTGGCCGGGTGAACCAGGCCGTCGCGGCGCAGGAATCCGTGCTGGCCGAGGCCGAAGAGCGCGCGCGGCTCGAGTCGGAGCGCGTGGACGTCACGGCCCTGCCGTCGCGACGGACGCCCGGTTCGCGCCACCCGCTCTCGCTCCTCAACGAGACCGTCGCCGACATCTTCGTGGGGATGGGGTGGGAGGTCGCCGAAGGCCCCGAACTCGAACACGAGTGGTTCAACTTCGACGCGCTGAACTTCGACCAGGACCACCCGGCACGGGCGATGGCGGACACGGTCTTCGTCGAGCCGCTCGACCGGCACCTGCTCATGCGCACGCACACCTCGCCGGTGCAGGTGCGTTCCCTGTTGTCCCGTGAGCTCCCGCTCTACGTGATCGCTCCGGGGCGGGTCTACCGTGCCGACGAACTCGACGCCACGCACCTGCCGGTCTTCACCCAGGTCGAGGGCATCGCCATCGACAAGGGCCTGACCATGGCGCACCTGCGTGGCACGCTCGAGCATTTCGCGCGCCAGGTGTTCGGCGCCGAAGCGCAGATCCGCCTGCGCCCCAACTACTTCCCGTTCACCGAGCCGAGCGCCGAGATGGACGTCTGGCAGCCGAACGCCAAGGGCGGCGCGCGGTGGGTCGAATGGGGTGGCTGCGGCATGGTGAACCCGAACGTCCTCCGTGCGGCCGGCATCGACCCGGACGAGTACCAGGGCTTCGCCTTCGGCATGGGCATCGAGCGGACGCTCCAGTTCCGCAACGGCCTGAACGACATGCGTGACTTCCTCGAGGGCGACATCCGCTTCTCGCAGCAGTTCGGAACGGTGGTCTGA
- a CDS encoding RNA methyltransferase, whose translation MSDLLENPRAGRVKAVAALAKKDVRAETGLFLLEGPQAVREAIEYRPELLRELYVTPTAAARHGLDDAPVDTWFVTEQVLDAMADTVTPQGVVAVCQQFPTSVKDVFPDARAGARADADGSDALPGLVAILEEVRDPGNAGTIIRAADSAGADAVVLTGRSVDPYNPKVVRSTTGSLFHVPVSVGVTLADAIERARGLGYTILAADVSGDDLPDVRADGMLDGPTVWVFGNEARGLTAEDLALVDRAVKVPIYGRAESMNLATAASVCLYESAFAQRTGPATATD comes from the coding sequence GTGAGCGATCTCCTCGAGAACCCCCGTGCCGGCCGCGTCAAGGCCGTCGCTGCCCTGGCCAAGAAGGACGTCCGTGCCGAGACCGGACTGTTCCTGCTCGAGGGGCCGCAGGCCGTGCGCGAGGCGATCGAGTACCGCCCCGAGTTGCTCCGCGAGCTGTACGTGACACCGACCGCGGCGGCGCGCCACGGTCTGGACGACGCGCCGGTCGACACCTGGTTCGTGACGGAACAGGTGCTCGACGCGATGGCCGACACGGTGACCCCGCAGGGTGTCGTCGCGGTGTGCCAACAGTTCCCGACGTCGGTGAAGGACGTCTTCCCGGACGCCCGCGCGGGCGCCCGTGCCGACGCCGACGGGTCGGACGCCCTGCCCGGACTGGTCGCGATCCTCGAGGAGGTCCGCGACCCGGGCAACGCCGGCACCATCATCCGCGCGGCGGACTCCGCGGGTGCGGACGCCGTGGTGCTCACGGGTCGCAGCGTCGACCCGTACAACCCGAAGGTCGTCCGTTCGACCACCGGTTCGCTCTTCCACGTGCCGGTCTCCGTCGGCGTGACCCTGGCGGACGCGATCGAACGTGCCCGCGGCCTCGGGTACACGATCCTGGCGGCCGACGTCTCCGGCGACGACCTGCCGGACGTGCGGGCCGACGGCATGCTCGACGGACCGACCGTGTGGGTGTTCGGCAACGAGGCGCGGGGGCTGACGGCAGAGGACCTGGCGCTCGTCGACCGTGCGGTGAAGGTCCCGATCTACGGTCGCGCGGAGTCGATGAACCTGGCGACGGCGGCCTCGGTGTGCCTGTACGAGAGCGCGTTCGCCCAGCGGACCGGTCCCGCCACGGCCACGGACTGA
- the rplT gene encoding 50S ribosomal protein L20, whose product MARVKRAVNAAKKRRVILERAEGYRGQRSRLYRKAKEQVTHSLVYAYRDRHAKKGEFRRLWIQRINAASRANGLTYNRLIQGLNLAGVEVDRRILADLAVNNAETFAALVETAKKALPADTSAPKAA is encoded by the coding sequence ATGGCAAGAGTGAAGAGAGCGGTCAACGCCGCCAAGAAGCGCCGCGTCATCCTCGAGCGCGCCGAGGGCTACCGCGGCCAGCGTTCGCGCCTGTACCGCAAGGCGAAGGAGCAGGTCACCCACTCCCTCGTCTACGCGTACCGCGACCGTCACGCGAAGAAGGGCGAGTTCCGTCGCCTCTGGATCCAGCGCATCAACGCTGCCTCGCGTGCGAACGGCCTGACCTACAACCGCCTCATCCAGGGTCTCAACCTGGCCGGCGTCGAGGTCGACCGTCGCATCCTCGCGGACCTCGCTGTGAACAACGCCGAGACGTTCGCGGCGCTCGTCGAGACCGCCAAGAAGGCCCTGCCGGCCGACACCTCGGCGCCGAAGGCCGCCTGA
- the rpmI gene encoding 50S ribosomal protein L35 has translation MPKQKTHSGSKKRFKVTGSGKIMKQQAGMRHNLEVKSAKRKARLNEDQVLAKADVKAVKKLLGH, from the coding sequence ATGCCCAAGCAGAAGACCCACTCCGGGTCGAAGAAGCGCTTCAAGGTCACCGGCAGCGGCAAGATCATGAAGCAGCAGGCCGGTATGCGCCACAACCTCGAGGTCAAGTCCGCCAAGCGCAAGGCCCGCCTCAACGAGGACCAGGTCCTCGCCAAGGCCGACGTCAAGGCCGTCAAGAAGCTCCTCGGCCACTGA
- the infC gene encoding translation initiation factor IF-3, with product MKELRITDPRTNDRIRVPEVRLVGPQGEQVGVVPIAVALRLAQEAELDLVEVAPNSKPPVAKIMDYGKFKYEAAQKAKEARRNQVNTDLKEVRFRLKIDVHDYETKRKRAEGFLLGGDKVKAMILFRGREQSRPEQGVRLLQKFAEEIAEFGVVESRPTQDGRNMTMIIAPLKNKSDVKGEQNAKRAAEKAERKASEHSAKTKPADETASGTAAAAPADSSAE from the coding sequence TTGAAGGAGCTCCGCATCACCGATCCCCGTACCAACGACCGAATCCGCGTCCCCGAGGTCCGACTCGTCGGCCCCCAGGGCGAGCAGGTCGGCGTTGTCCCCATCGCCGTCGCACTGCGCCTCGCGCAGGAAGCCGAGCTGGATCTGGTCGAGGTCGCGCCGAACTCGAAGCCGCCCGTCGCCAAGATCATGGACTACGGCAAGTTCAAGTACGAAGCCGCTCAGAAGGCCAAGGAAGCCCGCCGCAACCAGGTCAACACCGACCTGAAAGAGGTCCGCTTCCGCCTGAAGATCGACGTGCACGACTACGAGACGAAGCGCAAGCGCGCCGAGGGGTTCCTCCTCGGTGGCGACAAGGTGAAGGCGATGATCCTCTTCCGCGGTCGCGAGCAGTCGCGCCCGGAGCAGGGTGTCCGACTCCTCCAGAAGTTCGCGGAGGAGATCGCCGAGTTCGGCGTCGTCGAGTCGCGTCCGACCCAGGACGGCCGCAACATGACGATGATCATCGCGCCGCTCAAGAACAAGTCGGACGTCAAGGGCGAACAGAACGCCAAGCGCGCCGCCGAGAAGGCCGAGCGCAAGGCCTCCGAGCACTCCGCGAAGACCAAGCCGGCGGACGAGACCGCGTCCGGGACCGCCGCAGCAGCCCCGGCCGACTCGTCGGCCGAATAG
- a CDS encoding DUF1844 domain-containing protein — MDDAARDISEVPAVELINTVAVHLLSAAAVKVGLADDPEQQTDLDEARKLITSLAGLVTAAATEIGDHHARPLRDGLRSVQLAFREASAIPDAPGKGPGEKYTGPVN; from the coding sequence GTGGACGACGCCGCCAGGGACATCTCCGAGGTCCCCGCGGTCGAACTCATCAACACCGTGGCCGTGCACCTGCTCAGCGCCGCCGCCGTGAAGGTGGGCCTGGCCGACGACCCCGAGCAGCAGACCGATCTGGACGAGGCACGCAAGCTCATCACCTCGCTCGCCGGCCTCGTCACCGCCGCGGCCACCGAGATCGGCGACCACCACGCCCGCCCGCTGCGCGACGGACTGCGGTCCGTGCAGCTGGCGTTCCGCGAGGCATCGGCCATCCCGGACGCGCCGGGCAAGGGCCCGGGCGAGAAGTACACCGGGCCGGTCAACTGA
- a CDS encoding phosphotransferase: MTDAVHADPLETAVAGWMAEQRWYAAKSGTPSIRVLAERSDDTADARIRTLFVLDDAPTGAVLYQVPLTLRQAPEPGLAHALVAEVDGVHVYDAPHDVAYARWLLGRIEADGDHIGPVTDARVLSGEQSNTSIICGTEQSGQVITKVFRVLHDGDNPDVVTQRALSAAGSDRVPRTFGALAGEWPDDAQPGGTAHGHLAFAQEFLPGLEDAWRVALTAARGRASFASAADRLGAALAEVHTVLADAMPTATAGPDQVDEAVATMRRRLETAAAEVPQVAEHAEAVARVYDRAATVPWPTMQRIHGDLHLGQVLSAPEPRGWVFLDFEGEPLRPMPERSRPDVALRDVAGMLRSFDYVAGALAHDEQPVDTGDWAHEARSAFLDGYERGSGSDLRAHRALLDAFELDKAVYEVVYEARNRPTWVGIPVAAVDRLVARSAG; encoded by the coding sequence ATGACCGACGCCGTGCACGCCGACCCCCTCGAGACAGCTGTCGCCGGCTGGATGGCCGAGCAACGCTGGTACGCGGCGAAGAGTGGGACCCCGAGCATCCGCGTCCTCGCCGAACGCAGCGACGACACCGCCGATGCCCGCATCCGCACCCTCTTCGTCCTCGACGACGCACCCACCGGGGCCGTCCTCTACCAGGTGCCGCTCACGCTCCGGCAGGCGCCCGAACCCGGACTCGCGCACGCCCTCGTGGCCGAGGTCGACGGAGTCCACGTCTACGACGCGCCGCACGACGTCGCCTACGCACGGTGGCTGCTCGGCCGCATCGAGGCCGACGGCGACCACATCGGGCCCGTCACCGACGCCCGCGTCCTCAGCGGCGAACAGTCGAACACCTCGATCATCTGCGGGACGGAGCAGAGCGGTCAGGTCATCACGAAGGTCTTCCGCGTGCTGCACGACGGCGACAACCCCGACGTCGTGACGCAGCGTGCCCTGTCGGCCGCCGGGTCCGACCGCGTGCCGCGGACGTTCGGCGCGCTCGCGGGGGAGTGGCCTGACGACGCGCAGCCCGGCGGCACCGCCCACGGTCACCTGGCCTTCGCCCAGGAGTTCCTGCCCGGGCTCGAGGACGCCTGGCGCGTCGCCCTGACCGCTGCCCGCGGTCGTGCGTCCTTCGCGAGCGCAGCGGACCGGCTCGGAGCAGCGCTCGCCGAGGTCCACACGGTGCTCGCGGACGCGATGCCGACGGCGACCGCCGGACCAGACCAGGTCGACGAGGCCGTCGCGACCATGCGCCGTCGCCTCGAGACCGCAGCGGCCGAGGTGCCGCAGGTCGCCGAGCACGCCGAGGCCGTCGCCCGTGTCTACGACCGCGCGGCGACGGTGCCGTGGCCGACCATGCAGCGCATCCACGGCGACCTGCACCTGGGACAGGTCCTGTCCGCACCCGAGCCACGAGGGTGGGTGTTCCTCGACTTCGAGGGCGAACCGCTCCGTCCGATGCCCGAGCGGTCCCGCCCCGACGTCGCGCTGCGGGACGTCGCCGGCATGCTGCGGTCCTTCGACTACGTGGCCGGCGCGCTCGCACACGACGAGCAGCCGGTGGACACCGGCGACTGGGCGCACGAAGCCCGCAGCGCGTTCCTCGACGGGTACGAGCGGGGCAGCGGCTCCGACCTGCGCGCGCACCGCGCGCTGCTCGACGCGTTCGAGCTCGACAAGGCCGTGTACGAGGTCGTGTACGAGGCACGCAACCGCCCCACCTGGGTCGGGATCCCGGTCGCGGCGGTCGACCGCCTGGTCGCGCGCTCGGCCGGCTGA
- a CDS encoding CHAD domain-containing protein translates to MHAPDEPRHDGLPAPRRTWRIPDARRLPALEPYADDVLRVPVVSVRETVWDSEDGVLAAAGVEALRAEDGTWTIDRGAGPQVVDGGGAGAGADGLRDQVEVFLRGRPLAVVRVRDTVTTLLVLHGKDGRRRAEVADVRVDEGSPDSAVLRFGRWWALTDDGSTGSLVRGVERALDDAASDAPADDHPAGPVPRLAPVRRPGRPHRPRSGTSARFVVDVLAGLRADVVEADPYARADAPEAVHDLRKVLRRLRSVLAAYRGALDRAATESLRQRLAVIGRAAGQVRDAEVLAAGLTPTAERAPTGLVEDGALGALRDRFLDERRARLADLQDALRSPEWFAALDALDALIAAAPPGPRADDPVRGFVERRLHRERRRVRRARDRAASRDDLAPLHEARKAARRLRYAVEAAGGFAASHQHLGRLRRVQEVLGAGLDAAHAAEALRDESGFTAGVLATVDQQRSDRRVRRGRELLARI, encoded by the coding sequence ATGCACGCTCCTGACGAACCCCGGCACGACGGCCTCCCGGCACCGCGTCGGACCTGGCGCATCCCCGACGCTCGTCGGTTGCCGGCACTCGAGCCGTACGCGGACGACGTCCTGCGGGTCCCCGTCGTGTCCGTCCGCGAGACCGTCTGGGACAGCGAGGACGGAGTGCTCGCCGCGGCCGGCGTCGAGGCGCTCCGCGCCGAGGACGGCACGTGGACGATCGACCGGGGTGCGGGACCGCAGGTCGTCGACGGTGGCGGTGCCGGTGCCGGCGCGGACGGGCTCCGGGACCAGGTCGAGGTGTTCCTCCGGGGCCGCCCGCTCGCCGTCGTCCGCGTTCGTGACACGGTGACCACGCTCCTCGTCCTGCACGGCAAGGACGGCCGACGGCGTGCCGAGGTGGCGGACGTCCGCGTCGACGAGGGTTCACCGGACTCGGCCGTGCTGCGGTTCGGGCGATGGTGGGCGCTGACCGACGACGGCAGCACCGGCTCCCTCGTCCGCGGGGTGGAGCGGGCCCTCGACGACGCAGCCTCGGACGCCCCGGCGGATGACCACCCGGCCGGACCGGTCCCGCGACTGGCCCCGGTGCGGCGACCCGGCCGCCCACACCGGCCACGCTCCGGGACGTCGGCGCGGTTCGTCGTCGACGTCCTGGCCGGGCTCCGGGCCGACGTGGTCGAGGCCGACCCGTACGCGCGTGCCGACGCTCCCGAGGCCGTGCATGACCTGCGCAAGGTGTTGCGGCGACTCCGGAGCGTCCTGGCGGCGTACCGCGGAGCGCTCGACCGAGCGGCGACGGAGTCGCTCCGGCAGCGCCTGGCGGTGATCGGTCGCGCTGCGGGGCAGGTGCGGGACGCCGAGGTGCTCGCAGCCGGGCTGACCCCGACCGCGGAGCGTGCGCCGACGGGTCTCGTCGAGGACGGTGCGCTCGGGGCGCTCCGTGACCGGTTCCTCGACGAGCGCCGCGCTCGGCTCGCGGACCTCCAGGACGCGCTGCGATCGCCCGAGTGGTTCGCGGCGCTGGACGCACTCGACGCGCTGATCGCAGCGGCACCGCCGGGACCGCGCGCAGATGACCCCGTCCGCGGCTTCGTCGAACGTCGGCTGCACCGCGAGCGACGCCGGGTCCGGCGAGCCCGAGACCGCGCCGCGAGCCGGGACGACCTGGCGCCGCTGCACGAGGCGCGGAAGGCGGCACGACGACTCCGGTACGCCGTCGAGGCCGCCGGTGGGTTCGCGGCGAGCCACCAGCACCTCGGACGCCTGCGCCGCGTGCAGGAGGTCCTCGGTGCCGGGCTCGACGCAGCCCACGCCGCCGAGGCACTCCGCGACGAGTCCGGGTTCACCGCCGGTGTCCTCGCGACGGTCGACCAGCAGCGGTCCGACCGTCGCGTCCGACGGGGGCGGGAGCTGCTGGCCCGGATCTGA
- a CDS encoding glycoside hydrolase family 2 TIM barrel-domain containing protein codes for MNAHLGNDAAPGLPLATRQDGEYPRPQMMRARWADLDGTWSFRNTGDDPSWRAGFPAPRDIVVPFPPESVASGIDEPGFHPVVWYSRTVTAADLEAAGHDEDTPRLLLHFGAVDHRARVWIDGQFIGGHEGGHTPFTLDVTDALTSTGTGTGADAAHTLVVRAEDDPHDLTQPRGKQDWHEQPHDIWYRRTTGIWQTVWLEAVPTTSVRHLRWTNVDHETMRLTVRLTGTHPAGTRLRVEVHWTEHDEHLATVEVTVAPTAHEVDLVVPIARQANGQAEQELQWSPDAPHLVDAVVTLVAADGAPLDAVSSYFGIRTTAIGSGRFLLNDRSIDVRSVLNQGYWPESHLTAPTRQALRREVELIKELGFNAARNHQKIEDPRFLYWADRLGLMVWGEAPAAYAFSPTAVQRLMREWMDAVERDASHPSVVTWVPANESWGVQHIASDPAQQAYARSLADVTRALDPTRPVISNDGWEHPDSDIISVHDYEGDGERLARTYADDAARRRLLDGIGPADRPILVGGAQDHGQPVMLTEFGGVNHQPGVQRDDAWGYTTAADGDDWIARITALYDAVRASSFLAGSCWTQLTDTMQETNGLLNADRTPKEPIDRIRRAVLGG; via the coding sequence ATGAACGCACACCTCGGCAACGACGCCGCCCCCGGACTGCCCCTCGCGACCCGCCAGGACGGCGAGTACCCGCGGCCCCAGATGATGCGGGCCCGGTGGGCCGACCTCGACGGGACCTGGTCGTTCCGGAACACCGGCGACGACCCGTCGTGGCGTGCGGGCTTCCCCGCGCCCCGGGACATCGTCGTCCCCTTCCCGCCGGAGTCGGTCGCATCGGGCATCGACGAGCCCGGCTTCCACCCGGTGGTCTGGTACTCGCGGACCGTCACCGCGGCGGACCTCGAGGCCGCCGGCCACGACGAGGACACCCCACGTCTCCTCCTGCACTTCGGCGCCGTGGACCACCGTGCCCGGGTCTGGATCGACGGGCAGTTCATCGGTGGGCACGAGGGCGGCCACACCCCGTTCACCCTCGACGTCACGGACGCCCTCACGAGCACGGGCACGGGCACGGGCGCCGATGCCGCGCACACCCTCGTGGTCCGGGCCGAGGACGACCCGCACGACCTCACCCAACCCCGCGGCAAACAGGACTGGCACGAGCAACCGCACGACATCTGGTACCGCCGCACCACCGGCATCTGGCAGACCGTCTGGCTCGAGGCCGTGCCGACGACGTCCGTCCGCCACCTCCGGTGGACGAACGTCGACCACGAGACGATGCGGCTCACCGTCCGGCTGACGGGCACCCATCCGGCCGGGACGCGCCTGCGGGTGGAGGTGCACTGGACGGAGCACGACGAGCACCTGGCGACCGTCGAGGTCACCGTCGCCCCGACGGCGCACGAGGTCGACCTCGTCGTGCCGATCGCCCGGCAGGCGAACGGGCAGGCCGAGCAGGAGCTGCAGTGGAGCCCGGACGCACCGCACCTCGTCGACGCGGTCGTGACCCTCGTCGCCGCCGACGGCGCACCCCTCGACGCCGTCAGCTCCTACTTCGGCATCCGCACCACCGCGATCGGGAGCGGCCGGTTCCTGCTCAACGACCGCAGCATCGACGTGCGGAGTGTCCTCAACCAGGGGTACTGGCCGGAGTCGCACCTGACCGCACCGACCCGCCAGGCCCTCCGCCGCGAGGTCGAGCTCATCAAGGAGCTCGGCTTCAACGCTGCTCGGAACCACCAGAAGATCGAGGACCCGCGGTTCCTGTACTGGGCGGACCGTCTCGGCCTCATGGTCTGGGGTGAGGCACCGGCCGCGTACGCGTTCTCCCCCACCGCCGTGCAGCGACTCATGCGCGAGTGGATGGACGCCGTCGAGCGGGACGCCTCGCACCCGTCGGTCGTCACCTGGGTCCCCGCGAACGAGAGCTGGGGCGTACAGCACATCGCCAGCGACCCGGCTCAGCAGGCGTACGCCCGTTCCCTCGCCGACGTGACACGGGCGCTCGACCCCACCCGCCCGGTGATCTCGAACGACGGGTGGGAGCACCCGGACTCGGACATCATCTCGGTGCACGACTACGAGGGGGACGGTGAGCGGCTGGCCCGCACCTACGCGGACGACGCCGCGCGTCGACGACTGCTCGACGGGATCGGTCCGGCCGATCGTCCGATCCTGGTCGGCGGCGCCCAGGACCACGGACAACCGGTGATGCTCACGGAGTTCGGCGGCGTCAACCACCAGCCCGGCGTGCAGCGCGACGACGCCTGGGGGTACACCACCGCGGCCGACGGCGACGACTGGATCGCCAGGATCACCGCCCTGTACGACGCCGTCCGGGCCAGCTCCTTCTTGGCGGGCAGCTGCTGGACGCAGCTCACCGACACGATGCAGGAGACGAACGGCCTGCTCAACGCGGACCGGACACCGAAGGAGCCGATCGACCGGATCCGGCGCGCCGTCCTCGGCGGCTGA
- a CDS encoding alpha/beta hydrolase, which translates to MPFITVGAENGHDIDLHYDDFGTGDPVVLIHGWPLSGRSWEGQVPALVAAGHRVIAYDRRGFGQSSQPWDGYDYDTFAADLDTLINSLGLTNVTLIGFSMGGGELARYVSTYGTGKVAKLVFASAVPPYLWKSDDNPDGGVDQDLADWFANGITGDRPAFLHEFVDMFYTAGGKVSLTHKPLVSDDQRAYDLAIAEFASPKGTLDCTVAFATTDFRDDLTEIDVPTLVIHGDADGIVPFEVSGKRTAEAIPNAELHVIEGGPHGVLASHRDEWNEAVLRFLAK; encoded by the coding sequence ATGCCGTTCATCACCGTCGGAGCCGAGAACGGGCACGACATCGACCTGCACTACGACGACTTCGGAACGGGCGACCCGGTTGTCCTCATCCACGGATGGCCGTTGTCCGGCCGCTCGTGGGAGGGCCAGGTCCCGGCCCTCGTCGCCGCCGGCCACCGCGTCATCGCGTACGACCGTCGGGGCTTCGGCCAGTCCTCGCAGCCGTGGGACGGCTACGACTACGACACCTTCGCGGCCGATCTGGACACCCTGATCAACTCCCTCGGGCTGACGAACGTGACGCTCATCGGGTTCTCGATGGGCGGCGGCGAGCTCGCCCGCTACGTCTCCACCTACGGCACCGGCAAGGTCGCCAAGCTCGTCTTCGCGAGCGCCGTGCCGCCGTACCTGTGGAAGTCGGACGACAACCCCGACGGCGGGGTCGACCAGGACCTGGCGGACTGGTTCGCCAACGGGATCACCGGAGACCGTCCCGCGTTCCTGCACGAGTTCGTCGACATGTTCTACACGGCGGGTGGGAAGGTCTCGCTGACCCACAAGCCCCTCGTCAGTGACGACCAGCGCGCCTACGACCTGGCGATCGCCGAGTTCGCGTCCCCGAAGGGCACGCTCGACTGCACCGTCGCGTTCGCGACCACCGACTTCCGTGACGACCTGACCGAGATCGACGTCCCGACGCTCGTCATCCACGGAGACGCGGACGGCATCGTGCCGTTCGAGGTCTCGGGCAAGCGCACCGCCGAGGCGATCCCGAACGCCGAGCTGCACGTCATCGAGGGCGGGCCCCACGGTGTGCTCGCCTCGCACCGGGACGAGTGGAACGAGGCGGTGCTGCGCTTCCTCGCGAAGTAG